ATAAGTATAACTACTCTATTGGAAAGTGGTGGAGAGTAAAATCTAACCCAGTTTAGAGCTACTTTATTAGGTTATGTCCATTGTATACGACTTCTACTCCACTTGGAGAACTAATGTACTTATTGCTGCTCCACTACCTTCATTTAACGGCTTCGGATGTGACATATGATACAATAATGATCATCTCGTAAAGAAATGATCCACTGGTATGAATCAAACTCCAGTAGGCCTACGTCACCTGGCTCTACTTGACCAGCAGCAACACCCTTACATGTCAATGcaataataaaatgtccccactgtgggattaataaaggaatatctaatataattaataatataacacTCAAGTAGGTAGGCCAACTTTGACTTttgagtatgtatatatatttcaaccACAATTGTCACATTTTGAAAgcattattaatgtatttatttacaccaGTGTTGAGTGCATCGTTGGCCCCTTACCGAGCAAGAGGAGCTTGAACTCCCGGCGAGAGTCCTTCTTGTCCCGGCGGAGCTGCCTCTCGATCTCATCGTTGATCCTGCGCGCCTCCTTGGCCTCCGGGCTGAGGCAGCAAGCCCCCACGGAGCTCAGCGTCATGGCTCCTGGACACTCCACCTTCTGAggacacgcgcgcgcacaaacacacactgttggTTATACAAGAAATAAACAGCACGAGTGTCCTAAAAGTCAATATATGAACCCATGcagacccctcctcctcccctcaaaAACACAGTGCTGGAACCGAGGTTTAAACGAAagcatttcttttatttgtgtgattttttaaaatgaagtcaagaCGTTAAACTCTCTTACCTCGTTCCTCAAGACGTTAAACTCTCTTACCTCGTTCCTCTCCCGTGAAGAGGAAATTAAAGTGAGTGCAACAACTTGAGAAGAAGGAGCCCGACGCAGCGCGCGCCTCTCTCCGGGCGTGGTGGGCTGAATATGGCGGAGTTCCCCTTCACGGTTCAGCCGCgcgacaagaaaagaaaaaaacgaccCAAACGAACCGGAACCagtaaagagagaaaagaaggatGCTCGCGCCCGGTGCAGCGCGTGAGGCTTCAGGTGAAGCTCGGCGTCATCTCCCGCTGCGTCCACTCCGGCGTGTCCCGCGTGTCATGGAGTTATGaggggtgttttttgtttttttaaacaacagtgCACCATGTGACAGAGGGCTGTTCTGATGGGAAACCGTGTGGGCTTTCTCCATGACCATTACATTATGGGAAGTAATTTCCGGTGTTAACTAGTAAACTACGGATGCACGTGACACACTGTTCACGGAAAAACAATTACAGACCTGCATTGAGGGGCAATTAGACGGACGTATTATTCTCCTCTGtagacattaaatacataaataaataaaaaccacaTACATGGTGAACTGTGACACAGACTTTATTTACTAAACACCTGCAGGGAGGTACGACAGATATGAGATGACAGCACCACTCACTACTCAAACTGTAGGCTCCTCACATCAAAGTTCATCTGAGGCGTTCAccaacccaaaaaaaacaactttaaaaaggCTTTTGCACAATTATGAACACTTATGCAAGAATAAATGGATCAAATGGATCCGGTATTATTAAGGTTGCACGACAAGAGAGTCACGAGTGgcagaaaataaagtaaaacgaTAGAAAGAGAAAACGTGTCTTCGGGTGCCATCTCCTTCCAAGAAAGCAGAAAGTAGCCGATCGAACCTAAACCACTTCGGGAATAACTGTttctatgtaaatatatacacactttaTACAGCTCCTTGACTTTctaggaaaaacacaaaatctttaaattatttttttctatgtcacactgcagtgtttcccctaccattcttTCAGGGTggcgccccgcccccctgaaatctccgcccgccaccctgtaattttccctatcgcgccagattacagcagaagtaatttaaggtccttttcttaaagagcacgtctttgttcttttattaaactaaacatctgttattgatcgtctctacacaacagcatgtcatttctgtctctacgtgtcgcattaacacttctcggctcgccgtgggtccctttccaatctcaggggggcatcgtGAAGGAGTTAAGTTTAGGGCACCAACAACAAACCGAAATGTCAAACGACTCCTTCGAAGCCAACggtaaaccccaaaaaaagcagTTTGAGAGTAAAAAGACATTGGATGTCTGAAAATAGAAAAGTTCTTTAACACGATGCATCTTCATTTAGACTAGTGTGCCTGAATGTTTTGAGAGCAGGGCGGGGAGAAGGACATAAACTAAAACTCACATGTtccttacaacaacaaaaacagattaCATTCCGCATGCTGTACTCAAAATCATGGCGTCGAGGGCCCGGGACGGCTCACGACACCAACAAGTCATCACACGGATGATTTCACTTCAATGACGCCACAAGAATCtccttaaaaaaattaattacacCAGCACAGAATCATGTCGTTTGCTGTTTGACAGTTtaagatttaatttttttaaacccctcatcatagaaataaaaaaaattgaaatgtatagATAGATGGCGTAGAGTGCAATAAAGAGGGGAGGAGGCCAAGCAGAGGAATGCCTGCTCTGCATAGGAGGAGGAAACAGTATGGcagcattggcttcactcttcttctttttcttcttctctctcttcctagaAGAAGCGCCCAGAGTACTGCCTCACACTGTAACGAGAGACAGATGAAGGTAAGGCCATTTCAAGATAACATTGAGAATATTTATTTGAGCCGGACGCGGGTCGGGAGCTGTTAATGCTGCAAACTGGAAGATATTTTTCATGTGGAGCACCGTTGTAAAAAGTATGGCCACAGTCAAGGCTGGACACAAATTATGACTAGCAGACAGAATGACAGCTGAGACCCGCTTAGCCGTTTAGTgatatgaggggggggggggggggggtctggactAAAAGCTCTTCAAGATGAAATACTGGTgaaaagggggaaagaaaaggCTCAACACCATTATGTTCTGGCATAATGGGCCAATTTAAATGCTTATCTTTGGCAGTAAAACACCGATTTCAGAATAATGTCAGGTTCCCACATGAGTGTAACAAAATGAGGGCGGCAGCAACTCATGATCATTCCCATCATCGATTAATCTGTCAATTATTTTCTCCATTGATCCGTCGATGCATAATGCCCCATATCATTTCCTGCACAGCAGCAGATCCTCACGTCATAAACTGAAACTTTGGGATGTTTGCTATTCTCACTTAACAGgtgattaaataatatataaatagtaaTGCATTATAAAAACAGCTGCCAAATCAATCGATTAGTACACTAACACTTTTAACAAAATAAGCACCGCTTTGACGTTCAGTCGTTACTAATATTGGTCCAAATCTGGCCCAAATATAAAAGCAGGAGTCGTATTAGTATAGTAGTACACGCTATATTAGTACATTTAACATAGCAGCAACTGTGGACtatcttttaaattaaatgttatatataatatattaccaAGTCCGTGGGCGTTTCACCTGCTTTGCAAGACACATGTACTCATGAGGGAAACATAAAAAGTTAAATCAGAATTAAAATAGTTAACgtaaacaggaagaaaaaaaaaactttacttCCAACTTTACTTCCAACCAGACGCCCGCCGCTCTCATGACATGAGCTGTTTGGGGGAGTCACAGAGCACATGCCTGTTCTGCAGCAGGTACTGGGCGTTCTGGATCTGGTCCTGTGTTCccgtgatggtgatgatgcggTCCTCAGAGCCCTCTAGTGGTTCATCAATCTTGATGGACGCCCCAGACTCGTGGCGGATCTGCTTGATCCTCTGGCCGCCCTTAccgatgatggagccggccAGCTGCGGAACAACCACGCaggccaatttaaaaaaagtatttttctgtCAGTCCGTACTGCAAAGAGCTACTCGATGTCTTGCTTACATCTTTGGGGATGGTGACTTGTGTTGTGACGACCGGGCCTCCGATATCACTGTATGAGCCTCGACCGCCTAGAAAAAAGGGAGGTGAGAAAGAAGGTGAATTGCTCTTCAACCACACAAAAAACGTGCAGCAAGCGGAAAACGATCCCTTTAGGTTAGGAAACAAGTCCAGAGTCATACATCCCCACTCACCGGACTGAAAGTGCTCCCAGGAAGAATTGTTGTCTTTGAAAGCGTTGGAAAGGCAACAAGATAGTGAAAAATGAAAATACACCACAGGGACAGAGACGAGAGATGGTGTGATAGGAAACAAGAAATACAGCAAATGGCCATGACAGATGTACACAGAGTCACTGATGTCATTCCTAGGGTGTGGCGACGGGTCATAACTTGTACCAGCAGCCACACGAGCCATCAGCCAACCAGACGGGTTTTAATCTGAGCTTCACAGTTCATTCCCAAAGGAActttaatacacatttaaaatggtTTTAAACACGTCAGTTCAACCCAATCACCCAAAACATGTACGTCTTTAAAATGAGCGTAGCATTCGACAACATGCGTGTTCTTATCATCCTTTATGTAACAAGTCAATCTGCAACACTAATCAGATAATACACATTTTGGGGTATAACTAACATTTACTCTTGTATTTTAAATGGTTTACATTTTAgccttatcttcttttttttgttgacacgGTCATAGAAGTGTTAATTCACTCATATGGTTTTAGCATGGAGGTTAGCATAATTAGCATTTAATTCAGGGGCTTTCCTGGTCTGCTGCTCACCGAATGTATATCAGTAGGGAgcgtattatattatatgatttATTCTAAAAGTGTTCCAGTGCAACAGCAGCTTTAAGTTTGACCCCAGTAATAAACATGGAGTTAATCTTtacacatttaaacacaaccGTAACATGATGAGCTTTGTAAAGACGCATGGTTGTTGTATTGGACTGCATCAGACTGTACGAAGGGTCTCAGTAAAGTGAAAACCAAAGACACAGCCGACTGAAGGCCTCGACAAAACATGTCCCAAATTAATGGTAAGTCCCAAAtttatcaaaataataaatatcaacACTCACCATATCCACCTCCACTCTGCATTTCAGGATtgattgaaaagaaaagaaagaaaaagaagttaAACATAAAATGGTCTTGAGGCAATAACGACGGAATTCTATCAGAATCTGAGTGTTCTGAGTGTGGAGAACACTCAGATTCTGATAGAATTCTCTCAGAATCTGAGTGTTCTCCATAATAACGACAAAATTCTATCAGAATCTGAGTGTTCTCCACACAACGTAAACATTACTACATTAGGCCGTATTTTGGATCACAGGTAAGGATCGGAGTCTGTGCTGCTTTACATGTCCCAGTGCACTGAAGTACATTATTGGCTCAAAATCTTCGGGCTAAAGTAACTTTGAGACAACGAGTGTTTTGGGGAATTATTCATAAAAAGTAAATGTGAGGTTAAACCTGTTCAACAGTAATGTAATGGTGATAATGTGGCATTGGCTTGGACACTCAGCATAACATCAACAACATGATGGGAGTGTCATGGCGTGGGAAGTATTTTCTTGAAACAAATTATCCCTGATGATGCGAATGCCTACAGTCTACACACCGAATGGCTACTTCCAGCCGGATAACGCACACTAATCACACGGCGTGTCGGGCTGGTTCCACCAGTACAGAACCGTTGATACGTGGTTTGCAGCGTGAGACAACGTGATGATATCGTTTGAACATGGAGGACCATTACTAAGAACGGCTTCCAGCACCTTGTTGAACCCAAGGAACAAACGAGGGGCCCGCCCAGTATTAGAAAGGTGTAATGAATAAAGTGGCCACTAAGCGTATTATGTGAGACGTCAATAGAGCTCACTCTGCGCTCACGTCTTCTGGTTAGTTTTGAAGATCGTTTATTCTAAAATACAACGGCGTTGAGTGAGAGCAGATGCCATGAGAACATTAAAATCAATCCATGCACAAGGTAAAGATAACGGAACTTCATCCCCTTAAAGGAGTCAAACTTGGCATCTCAGAAATCATAACGTAAGTTATTTGAGCATGTAAAAACTTGCTGTATTAATTAGCAATACTCAAAGGATATATTCCTATATTAAAGTGTGTTTTCTTCGTCTTAcagttaaaatgaaaaaaatttgaGTGCTATAAGTTATGTTCTAGAGCGCATTACGTTTGTTCCGAAATCTTAATAATTAATTTACATCCATCGGTGTTTCTTTgatcaaatgtattatttgctttattatttaaaaagtatttgcTTGCGGCGGGGACCTGAAGGAAGCCCGTCCAGGAGTTGCTTTGGTTTCATCTCCAGTTCATTTGCTAGCCCGGTGGATCTCTGGACTACGTACTCGGCTGCTCCGCGGTAACCACGGAGACAACTGTTGCCAGGCAACAACAGGCCCATATCAGTGTGCGCAAacagtgaaaaaaaaagcagcaCAGTGTCCATGCCTCCGTGCTTGTACTACAATCAGAAAAAAGGATTTCCAATCACATTCTCTGaaacgtaataataataataataataataatttgcaaACGCACAACGAGGACGCCGCAAACAGGCGCCACTCACCATGCTGTCGTAGCGGTCCCCTCCTCGGCCTCTTCTGTCACTACagacggggggaaaaaaaggtacgCATTATTAGAGTTTCTCTCCTCTCCGGGACACTCGACACCGAAGCAGCTCGCAGGTCTGAGCCGTCGGTATTTAGAAAGCCGGGAGTGTGAAAGGACGCGCGGACGCTCCGGCAGACCGGTGAGCAGACTCTGAATCAGGGCTGCCGGGTTGACGTTCTGCGGACGAGCAACTCCCAGCGGTATATCCGTCGCTCCGTTTTTTGGAGGGAAAGTAAATTATTGACAATCCTGCTCCGTTATTCACCTTGGTCTGTCGTCCATGCCGCCGTGATAGCTGCCATGCGAGAACCGGTCTCCCCTGCAAACAATGACGGGGGAGAAGGCGCGTTGGAAAGATAACTTGCATGTCTAACCGTATCTAAACACTTGGAGCATCTGAGGATGCTTTCAGGCCTCTCGTTTGGCTAATTATCGTTTGTTGACTTGTGAAACCAGAGTTCATTTTCAAAAGGAACCCAACAGGGTGAAGGTTTGAAAGCATGCTCAGTTAGCGGggactcctcctcaccctcctcttgGCGGCGGGGGCAGGGGAAGAGGCAGGTTACGCGCTCGGCTTCCCCCTCGTCCACCTCTGCTCAGCGGCGGCGGGGGGCCGCGGCGGGGGCTGATGTCGTCGTAGTCCCTCCTGGAGGGCGGCATGGGTCGGTTTCCACGAACGGGGGGGGGCATGCGCTCGAAGCCCCCGCGCACGCGGATGGGGAAGCCACCGATGGGCCGCCTGCCCCGCTCCTCGAACAGCATGGTGAAGCCGCCGTAGTCGTACGTCTCGTCGTAGAAATTAGGGTCGTACGGCTGGGCGCGACCTTTGATTGGCGCCTGAGAGACGAAGGGCAGAGGAAAGGACGTTGAAGACTCCTCTGCTCTGAAATAACTGAAGTTGGCAGTAACACAAACAATTTGGCGACTTCTCACAAACAATACATCAAGTTAGAAATAATGGACTCCAGCCTGCAGCCGTTTAACTATCCTTACATCTGCATGACTATATAAAGTATGCTACGGATCTCTTAATAAGCAGATCTCTGATGTGTAAACTCACCTCTGACACCAGCGCCAGGATCACTTTTATGCATTCGACGACGCGTTCCGGCTTTCCTCCCACCAAGACCACTCGGTCAGTGGAGTGTGGACAGCACTCCTGGAACAGCTTGATCGTGGTCT
The window above is part of the Pseudoliparis swirei isolate HS2019 ecotype Mariana Trench chromosome 15, NWPU_hadal_v1, whole genome shotgun sequence genome. Proteins encoded here:
- the hnrpkl gene encoding heterogeneous nuclear ribonucleoprotein K, like isoform X2 — its product is MCKTMEVKLDQQDEDIAFGNTDANGKRPAEDMGEEHAFKRSRNADEMVELRVLLQSKNAGAVIGKGGKNIKALRTDYNASVSVPDSSGPERILSVNASIDTIGDILLKIIPTLEEYQHYSGIDFDSELRLLIHQSLAGGIIGVKGAKIKELRENTQTTIKLFQECCPHSTDRVVLVGGKPERVVECIKVILALVSEAPIKGRAQPYDPNFYDETYDYGGFTMLFEERGRRPIGGFPIRVRGGFERMPPPVRGNRPMPPSRRDYDDISPRRGPPPPLSRGGRGGSRARNLPLPLPPPPRGGGDRFSHGSYHGGMDDRPSDRRGRGGDRYDSMSGGGYDNNSSWEHFQSGGRGSYSDIGGPVVTTQVTIPKDLAGSIIGKGGQRIKQIRHESGASIKIDEPLEGSEDRIITITGTQDQIQNAQYLLQNSVRQYSGRFF
- the hnrpkl gene encoding heterogeneous nuclear ribonucleoprotein K, like isoform X4; the protein is MCKTMEVKLDQQDEDIAFGNTDANGKRPAEDMGEEHAFKRSRNADEMVELRVLLQSKNAGAVIGKGGKNIKALRTDYNASVSVPDSSGPERILSVNASIDTIGDILLKIIPTLEEYQHYSGIDFDSELRLLIHQSLAGGIIGVKGAKIKELRENTQTTIKLFQECCPHSTDRVVLVGGKPERVVECIKVILALVSEAPIKGRAQPYDPNFYDETYDYGGFTMLFEERGRRPIGGFPIRVRGGFERMPPPVRGNRPMPPSRRDYDDISPRRGPPPPLSRGGRGGSRARNLPLPLPPPPRGGGDRFSHGSYHGGMDDRPSDRRGRGGDRYDSMSGGGYDNNSSWEHFQSGGRGSYSDIGGPVVTTQVTIPKDLAGSIIGKGGQRIKQIRHESGASIKIDEPLEGSEDRIITITGTQDQIQNAQYLLQNR
- the hnrpkl gene encoding heterogeneous nuclear ribonucleoprotein K, like isoform X1, with translation MCKTMEVKLDQQDEDIAFGNTDANGKRPAEDMGEEHAFKRSRNADEMVELRVLLQSKNAGAVIGKGGKNIKALRTDYNASVSVPDSSGPERILSVNASIDTIGDILLKIIPTLEEYQHYSGIDFDSELRLLIHQSLAGGIIGVKGAKIKELRENTQTTIKLFQECCPHSTDRVVLVGGKPERVVECIKVILALVSEAPIKGRAQPYDPNFYDETYDYGGFTMLFEERGRRPIGGFPIRVRGGFERMPPPVRGNRPMPPSRRDYDDISPRRGPPPPLSRGGRGGSRARNLPLPLPPPPRGGGDRFSHGSYHGGMDDRPSDRRGRGGDRYDSMSGGGYDNNSSWEHFQSGGRGSYSDIGGPVVTTQVTIPKDLAGSIIGKGGQRIKQIRHESGASIKIDEPLEGSEDRIITITGTQDQIQNAQYLLQNRHVLCDSPKQLMS
- the hnrpkl gene encoding heterogeneous nuclear ribonucleoprotein K, like isoform X3, producing the protein MCKTMEVKLDQQDEDIAFGNTDANGKRPAEDMGEEHAFKRSRNADEMVELRVLLQSKNAGAVIGKGGKNIKALRTDYNASVSVPDSSGPERILSVNASIDTIGDILLKIIPTLEEYQHYSGIDFDSELRLLIHQSLAGGIIGVKGAKIKELRENTQTTIKLFQECCPHSTDRVVLVGGKPERVVECIKVILALVSEAPIKGRAQPYDPNFYDETYDYGGFTMLFEERGRRPIGGFPIRVRGGFERMPPPVRGNRPMPPSRRDYDDISPRRGPPPPLSRGGRGGSRARNLPLPLPPPPRGGGDRFSHGSYHGGMDDRPSDRRGRGGDRYDSMSGGGYGGRGSYSDIGGPVVTTQVTIPKDLAGSIIGKGGQRIKQIRHESGASIKIDEPLEGSEDRIITITGTQDQIQNAQYLLQNRHVLCDSPKQLMS